From Meiothermus sp., a single genomic window includes:
- a CDS encoding PfkB family carbohydrate kinase, with protein MVKVLTVGWANLDQRYYIEVFPPRESRTGVRAYRETIGGPAAVAAVAAARLGAEAHLLSRRGDDAAGERLEEMLQAEGVKAHFQLGAATPVSAVLVTPEGERYIFPYRPALPEELVLNEERLLKGVGALLLDGRWAAAGYGLGQAARERGIPVVLDLDRDRDDDWMLTQVATHVVASEELAAKLGGLEALLARLQALGVFAAVTLGAEGVAYAGGRLPAHRVHVQDTTGAGDVFHGAFTLAVAEGKGNVEALEFASAVAALHCAKGQPPTLAEVRAFLGG; from the coding sequence ATGGTGAAGGTTCTGACCGTGGGCTGGGCCAACCTCGACCAGCGCTACTACATCGAAGTGTTTCCGCCCCGCGAGAGCCGCACCGGGGTGCGGGCCTACCGCGAGACCATTGGAGGCCCCGCCGCGGTGGCGGCGGTGGCGGCGGCCCGCCTGGGGGCCGAGGCCCACCTGCTGAGCCGCCGGGGCGACGATGCTGCCGGCGAGCGCCTGGAAGAGATGCTACAGGCCGAAGGGGTCAAGGCCCATTTCCAACTGGGTGCGGCCACCCCGGTCTCGGCGGTGCTGGTGACGCCGGAGGGCGAGCGCTACATTTTCCCCTACCGGCCCGCCCTGCCCGAGGAGCTGGTGCTGAACGAGGAACGTCTGCTCAAAGGGGTGGGGGCGTTGCTCTTGGACGGGCGCTGGGCTGCTGCCGGCTATGGGCTAGGCCAGGCTGCACGGGAGCGCGGTATTCCGGTGGTGCTTGACCTCGACCGCGACCGCGACGATGACTGGATGCTGACCCAGGTCGCCACCCATGTGGTGGCCTCGGAGGAGCTGGCCGCCAAGCTGGGGGGCCTCGAGGCCCTCCTGGCCCGTTTGCAGGCCCTGGGGGTGTTTGCCGCCGTGACCCTGGGGGCCGAGGGGGTGGCGTATGCCGGTGGTCGTCTACCGGCCCACCGGGTTCATGTGCAGGACACCACCGGGGCGGGGGACGTGTTTCATGGAGCCTTTACGCTGGCCGTGGCCGAGGGCAAAGGGAATGTGGAGGCGCTCGAGTTCGCCAGTGCGGTGGCCGCCCTGCACTGCGCCAAGGGCCAGCCCCCCACCCTGGCCGAGGTGCGGGCCTTTTTGGGGGGGTGA
- a CDS encoding NUDIX hydrolase, which yields MGYFGELRAAVGSRPLLMVGAGVLLLDEQNRVLLQHRTDTHDWSTPGGACELGESLEATARRELLEETGLEVGDLRLFALLSGPEYYYRYPNGDEVYNVSAMFVGRYKGEPLRPDPAETKELRFFALDDLPPLMGPVNQKALEMLKQALTQGDL from the coding sequence GTGGGCTACTTTGGCGAACTACGCGCAGCGGTGGGCTCTCGTCCCCTCCTGATGGTGGGGGCCGGGGTGCTTTTGTTGGACGAACAAAACCGCGTGCTGCTGCAACACCGCACCGACACCCACGACTGGTCCACGCCAGGGGGCGCCTGCGAGCTGGGCGAGAGCCTGGAAGCGACCGCCCGGCGCGAACTACTGGAAGAAACCGGCCTCGAGGTGGGCGACCTGCGCCTGTTTGCGCTGTTGTCCGGCCCCGAATACTACTACCGCTACCCCAACGGCGACGAGGTGTACAACGTGAGCGCCATGTTTGTGGGCCGCTATAAGGGCGAGCCCCTCCGGCCCGACCCAGCGGAAACCAAAGAGCTTCGATTTTTTGCCCTAGACGACCTGCCGCCTCTGATGGGGCCGGTAAATCAGAAAGCCCTGGAAATGCTCAAACAAGCCCTTACCCAAGGAGACCTATGA
- a CDS encoding tagatose 1,6-diphosphate aldolase, with the protein MKTTPAKARAFARIGDGAMRFGTLAIDQRPPLMHLVAQALGRDPEQVGPQVTELKGLLAETLGRAVTGILIDPHYAFPAAMPTLPRETGLMLTLEHHRFETTPEGWRKSAVIPGWSVEQAVRMGADGLKLLAWHRPDAPPEVVEHQLNLVREVGEQCKKADRLFIFEVLPYPLPGEDAATYKARLREMSLEIAAAFADPGFHVDLYKLAFPGAAEHVKEFGGSGYSLTDLEADMREYTKLPAPWLLLSGGLGADQFVQMLEAALAAGARGYLAGRAVWQHPLRFYPDHNRVREALREEGLETLDRLNELLRTLKPMYPEAEWQLAGVAG; encoded by the coding sequence ATGAAGACCACCCCCGCCAAGGCCCGGGCTTTTGCCCGTATCGGAGATGGCGCTATGCGGTTTGGCACCCTGGCCATTGACCAGCGACCCCCCTTGATGCACCTGGTCGCCCAGGCCCTGGGCCGCGACCCCGAACAGGTAGGGCCCCAGGTGACCGAGCTAAAGGGCCTGCTGGCCGAGACCCTGGGCCGTGCCGTGACCGGTATCCTGATTGACCCGCACTACGCCTTCCCGGCGGCCATGCCCACCCTGCCGCGCGAGACCGGCCTGATGCTGACCCTCGAGCACCACCGCTTCGAGACTACCCCGGAAGGCTGGCGCAAGAGTGCTGTCATTCCCGGCTGGAGCGTGGAGCAGGCCGTGCGCATGGGCGCCGATGGCCTAAAGCTTCTGGCCTGGCACCGGCCCGACGCCCCGCCCGAGGTAGTGGAGCACCAGCTAAACCTGGTGCGCGAGGTGGGCGAGCAGTGCAAAAAAGCCGACCGCCTGTTCATCTTTGAGGTGCTGCCCTACCCCCTTCCCGGTGAGGACGCCGCAACCTACAAGGCCCGGTTACGCGAGATGTCGCTCGAGATTGCCGCGGCCTTTGCCGACCCCGGCTTTCACGTGGATCTCTACAAGCTGGCCTTTCCGGGGGCCGCCGAGCACGTGAAGGAGTTTGGCGGCAGCGGCTACTCGCTGACAGACCTGGAAGCCGACATGCGCGAATACACCAAGCTGCCCGCCCCCTGGCTGCTGCTTTCGGGGGGCCTGGGGGCTGATCAGTTCGTGCAGATGCTGGAAGCGGCCCTGGCCGCCGGGGCGCGGGGTTACCTGGCAGGCCGCGCGGTCTGGCAGCACCCCCTGCGCTTTTATCCCGACCACAACCGGGTGCGGGAGGCTTTGCGCGAGGAGGGCCTGGAGACCCTTGACCGCTTGAACGAACTCCTGCGTACCCTCAAGCCCATGTACCCCGAGGCAGAATGGCAGCTCGCCGGGGTGGCCGGGTAG
- a CDS encoding Gfo/Idh/MocA family protein: MKRNKEFANRLHALTPKFAYVPAEDRFLMDPGPLKYRFNVIGVGVNGQEHIRVTLLEGRCTVHGVYDPNESSVEAAKRIKAQFSPEPLVVYESLEAACNDPAVDGLIICTPNHTHLEVLKVAVQSGKHILLEKPMATNLKDAYEIWQIAQNYPKVLQIGLQYRYKPIYVEAIHEAKVRRSLGEIKTLTILEHREPFLDKVKQWNKFSKYSGGTLVEKCCHYFDLFNLFAESRPVTVYATGSQAVNFKDFEYGGEKSDILDNAFVIVEYQNGVRANFNLCMFAPMVYEEIVICGDEGRLKASEGVNGQAYSKWENYLEVIALPDRTSRTMTPSYPAVIEETGHSGATYYEHLRWIEAMDGQPSTAATAEEGFWSVVVGVAAEESVKRGEKVMVKELLEANGLGHLA, from the coding sequence ATGAAACGCAACAAGGAGTTCGCCAACCGGCTCCACGCGCTCACCCCCAAGTTTGCCTACGTGCCCGCCGAAGACCGCTTCCTGATGGATCCGGGCCCGCTCAAGTACCGCTTTAATGTGATCGGGGTGGGGGTGAACGGCCAGGAGCATATCCGGGTCACGCTGCTCGAGGGCCGCTGCACCGTCCACGGCGTCTACGACCCCAACGAGAGCAGCGTGGAGGCCGCCAAGCGCATCAAGGCCCAGTTTAGCCCGGAGCCCCTGGTGGTCTACGAGAGCCTCGAGGCCGCCTGCAACGACCCGGCGGTGGATGGCCTGATTATCTGCACCCCCAACCACACCCACCTCGAGGTGCTGAAGGTGGCCGTGCAGTCGGGCAAACACATCCTGCTGGAAAAGCCCATGGCCACCAACCTGAAGGATGCCTACGAAATCTGGCAGATCGCGCAAAACTATCCCAAGGTGCTGCAAATTGGCCTTCAATATCGCTACAAGCCCATCTACGTGGAGGCCATTCACGAGGCCAAAGTGCGGCGTAGCCTGGGTGAGATCAAGACCCTAACCATCCTCGAGCACCGCGAGCCTTTCCTGGACAAAGTGAAGCAGTGGAACAAGTTCTCCAAGTACTCGGGCGGCACCCTGGTAGAAAAGTGCTGCCACTACTTCGACCTGTTCAATCTGTTTGCCGAGTCGCGCCCGGTAACGGTCTATGCCACGGGCAGCCAGGCGGTCAATTTCAAGGACTTCGAGTACGGCGGCGAGAAATCCGACATCCTGGACAACGCCTTTGTGATTGTGGAATACCAAAACGGGGTGCGGGCCAACTTCAACCTGTGCATGTTTGCCCCCATGGTCTATGAGGAAATCGTCATCTGCGGCGACGAAGGCCGCCTCAAGGCCAGCGAGGGCGTGAACGGCCAGGCCTACTCCAAGTGGGAGAACTACCTGGAAGTGATCGCCCTTCCCGACCGCACCTCCCGCACCATGACCCCCAGCTACCCTGCCGTCATCGAGGAGACCGGCCATAGCGGGGCCACCTACTACGAGCACCTGCGCTGGATCGAGGCCATGGACGGCCAGCCCTCTACCGCAGCCACTGCCGAAGAGGGCTTTTGGAGTGTGGTGGTGGGGGTGGCGGCGGAGGAGTCGGTCAAGCGGGGGGAAAAGGTGATGGTGAAGGAGTTGCTGGAGGCGAATGGGCTGGGGCATCTGGCATAG
- a CDS encoding glycosyltransferase family 4 protein — protein sequence MNELFLFLFATLTSYLLVGLSIPLARTLGIVDRPGAIKIHTRPTPRFGGVGIVASVALWGYFTQALTGWALLGLLVIALTGALDDRFGLSPRLRLLAELLAGLALGWHFWGLLGWVGLVLALALVPVMSNAVNLIDGMNGLASGSALISVVGLAVLLWGSSEIPLTLALAGSLLGFLLWNFPQARTFMGDSGSLSVGYLLALLWLTAAAQSWTAFLAAGVMLSFPLYDMAAGIIRRWRRGKPIFDGDRDHTYDRLNQLHLRNPVRTVLVVWVVCAVLVQVGLILGVGSVGLGLLLGFLLLASLFWGAYVLGSL from the coding sequence ATGAATGAGCTTTTCCTCTTCCTTTTTGCGACGCTGACCTCTTACCTGCTGGTAGGCCTGAGCATTCCTCTGGCCCGTACCCTGGGCATTGTGGATCGGCCCGGGGCCATCAAAATCCACACCCGCCCCACCCCCCGCTTTGGCGGGGTGGGCATTGTGGCCAGCGTGGCGTTGTGGGGCTACTTCACCCAAGCGCTGACCGGCTGGGCCCTTTTGGGCTTGTTGGTGATCGCCCTAACGGGCGCGCTGGACGACCGCTTCGGCCTCTCGCCCCGGCTGCGCCTGCTGGCCGAGCTGCTGGCGGGGCTGGCCCTGGGCTGGCATTTTTGGGGACTGCTGGGCTGGGTTGGGCTGGTGCTGGCCCTGGCCCTGGTGCCGGTGATGTCGAACGCCGTAAACCTGATTGACGGCATGAACGGTCTTGCTTCTGGGAGTGCGCTGATCTCGGTGGTGGGCCTGGCGGTTTTGCTGTGGGGCTCGAGCGAAATCCCCTTAACCCTGGCGCTGGCCGGTAGTCTGCTGGGGTTCTTGCTCTGGAACTTTCCCCAGGCCCGTACCTTCATGGGCGATAGCGGCAGCCTCTCGGTGGGGTATCTGCTGGCCCTTTTGTGGCTAACGGCAGCAGCCCAGAGCTGGACTGCCTTTTTGGCGGCAGGGGTGATGCTAAGCTTTCCGCTTTACGACATGGCCGCAGGCATCATCCGCCGCTGGCGACGCGGTAAACCCATTTTCGACGGCGACCGGGATCACACCTACGACCGCCTCAACCAGCTCCACCTGCGCAACCCGGTCAGAACCGTGCTGGTGGTGTGGGTCGTCTGCGCTGTGCTGGTTCAGGTAGGGCTGATTCTGGGTGTGGGGAGCGTTGGGCTAGGCCTCTTACTGGGCTTTTTGCTGCTGGCAAGTTTGTTCTGGGGGGCCTACGTGCTGGGTTCTTTGTAG
- a CDS encoding Ig-like domain-containing protein, whose amino-acid sequence MRVVLILFLAAVLAACSTETTPPPAGSPSVRILSPVSGASLSSQSATVQVAASDDTGVTRLTYALNGAAEVAVSITPGPAVNASFTVANLRLGSNTIVVTAYDADGLKGSASLNIQVNTASSPIGLPIPSGTTFYVGPGGSNANDGSRERPWATISYGASRLKPGQILRVLPGTYNEAVSVAVSGTASQRIVIAADSRWAAKVNAQGALFGIDVRGSYVDIIGFEVTGATNSGIISWQPYNRFLYNHVYGIRAQCDSNGGAGVNMSSPDSSDGVMLGNLVHDIGDLSAGSCTRIHGIYQGAPRGVVQNNITYRARGFGITTWHAATAVTISNNLSFANLYGGISVGSGDNTRGNRAENFLVANNIVVGNPRGISEENNTGVNRFVANLVWNNTTNWRLQTSSQQGSLSLDPGFVNFKPDGSGDYTLQSNSPAIDKGIEERAPELDFQAKPRRQGATLDLGPFEVR is encoded by the coding sequence ATGAGAGTTGTTTTAATTCTTTTTTTGGCCGCGGTGCTTGCCGCCTGTAGCACCGAAACCACCCCACCCCCTGCCGGCAGCCCCAGCGTGCGCATCCTGAGCCCGGTGAGCGGGGCCAGCCTGAGCAGCCAGAGCGCCACCGTCCAGGTAGCCGCCAGCGACGATACCGGCGTAACGCGCCTCACCTACGCCCTCAACGGTGCCGCCGAGGTGGCGGTTTCCATTACGCCCGGCCCCGCGGTAAACGCCAGCTTTACCGTGGCCAACCTGCGTTTGGGCAGCAACACCATTGTGGTAACCGCCTACGACGCCGATGGACTCAAAGGCAGCGCCAGCCTAAACATTCAGGTCAACACGGCCAGTAGCCCCATCGGCCTGCCCATCCCCAGCGGAACCACCTTCTACGTGGGGCCCGGCGGCAGCAACGCCAACGACGGCTCGCGCGAGCGGCCCTGGGCTACCATCAGCTACGGCGCTTCCCGGCTCAAGCCGGGCCAGATTCTGCGGGTGCTCCCCGGCACCTACAACGAGGCGGTGAGCGTGGCCGTGAGCGGTACTGCTTCCCAGCGCATCGTGATTGCCGCCGACAGCCGCTGGGCGGCCAAGGTCAACGCCCAGGGGGCCTTGTTCGGCATCGACGTGCGCGGTAGCTATGTGGACATCATCGGCTTTGAGGTGACCGGGGCTACCAACAGCGGCATCATTAGCTGGCAGCCCTACAACCGCTTTTTGTACAACCATGTGTACGGCATCCGGGCCCAGTGCGACTCCAACGGCGGGGCGGGGGTCAATATGAGCTCGCCCGACTCCTCCGACGGGGTGATGCTGGGCAACCTTGTCCACGACATCGGCGACCTTTCAGCGGGTTCGTGCACCCGCATCCACGGCATCTACCAGGGCGCGCCGCGCGGGGTGGTGCAAAACAACATCACCTACCGGGCTCGAGGCTTCGGCATCACTACCTGGCACGCCGCTACTGCTGTTACCATCAGCAACAACCTCTCGTTTGCCAACCTCTACGGCGGCATCTCGGTAGGTTCGGGCGACAACACCCGCGGCAACAGGGCCGAGAACTTCCTGGTGGCCAACAACATCGTGGTGGGCAACCCCCGCGGCATCAGCGAGGAGAACAACACCGGGGTCAACCGCTTCGTGGCCAACCTGGTCTGGAACAACACCACCAACTGGCGGCTGCAGACCAGCAGCCAGCAGGGCAGCCTGAGCCTCGACCCCGGGTTTGTAAACTTCAAGCCCGACGGCAGCGGCGACTACACCCTGCAAAGCAACAGTCCGGCCATAGACAAAGGCATCGAAGAGCGGGCCCCGGAGCTCGACTTCCAGGCCAAACCCCGCCGACAAGGAGCGACCCTCGACCTTGGCCCCTTCGAGGTGCGCTAA
- a CDS encoding galactose oxidase early set domain-containing protein, whose product MIKPRATPKRSTSSTPKSTTPPYLYNADGSLAARPRIQSAPDRLVYGQTFSLTTDVPASVVDRVTMVAFGAVTHAFNMGQRFVELNFTRTGPNTLEVTAPSSPNLATPSYYQLYVLDGRGVASEAWVLRLRAQGLP is encoded by the coding sequence GTGATAAAACCAAGGGCAACGCCCAAAAGGTCAACCAGCTCAACGCCGAAATCTACTACCCCCCCCTACCTCTACAACGCCGACGGTAGCTTAGCAGCCCGCCCGCGCATTCAGAGCGCCCCGGATCGGCTGGTCTACGGCCAGACCTTCAGCCTGACCACCGATGTACCGGCCTCGGTGGTAGACCGGGTCACCATGGTGGCCTTTGGTGCGGTCACCCATGCCTTCAACATGGGGCAGCGTTTTGTGGAGCTGAACTTCACCCGCACCGGGCCCAATACCCTGGAGGTTACCGCCCCCAGCAGCCCCAACCTGGCCACCCCCAGCTACTACCAGCTTTATGTGCTGGATGGCCGGGGGGTGGCATCGGAGGCCTGGGTGCTGCGCCTGCGGGCCCAGGGCTTGCCTTAG
- a CDS encoding PA14 domain-containing protein, producing the protein MFLLVLLAACTPKPPAAPTNFQATPDDTPQVRLTWEAVPGATEYVLERKQGSADFTPIYVVTAPSYTDRTVEYSTLYTYRLTARNNAGASLPVTVEVTTPPRPLEPPETPPNFRATPDDTPQVRLTWEAPPRVSRYTLERRTRDGSFVVLADNLPASTTQYTDSDVGSGTPYTYRLTARNSIGPSTPATQTTETPPYTESGLEITPTAYRFADDEPPSGQSLVGSEDYGLDAEYFDNPDLSGLYFRRIEARINHSFPSQPPLPGMGADGFSLRLSGLITPPATATYTFVVLSDDGVRLWVNNQLLIDRWIDQGLTRRTAQIALNGGEAYPIRLEYYNQDPRGALKLRWSRPGQPEQIVPQSAFRRHEWARIGRFGPKLPWPTVATHAALLPDGRVMSFHGLDPVGKGQGDSYRNYAAHGSSQVFVWTPGTPTDAQSQARYDNTRTDLFCSGYVLAANGKLYLAGGNLGYDYTASGDEYGFAAGHTHTNIFDPASNTWSAGPNMTQGRWYPSVITLPNEEMLIIGGNADSYNGNGIMDDKNYIADVWNPFTNTLRRLTAASSSGKGIEHFYPWVHVAPNGQVFLSGSYLNWYYLNTSGAGSWGPINIQTYNRYYGSSVMYQPGKILVLGGGWVGFSGPQGGETAQVIELNPTNQTISVRDVAPMKHKRTHVNATLMPDGRIFVNGGNTDGVQFNNQNAVYESEIWSPKTETFKPAAEAQCPRTYHSTALLLKDGTILTMGGGATGGDDDPRAPECDKTKGNAQKVNQLNAEIYYPPLPLQRRR; encoded by the coding sequence TTGTTCTTGCTTGTCCTACTGGCCGCCTGCACCCCCAAACCCCCCGCCGCTCCCACCAACTTCCAGGCCACCCCCGACGACACCCCCCAGGTGCGGCTCACCTGGGAGGCCGTACCGGGGGCCACGGAGTATGTGCTCGAGCGCAAGCAGGGCAGCGCCGACTTTACCCCCATTTATGTAGTCACCGCTCCCTCCTATACCGACCGCACGGTCGAGTACAGCACGCTCTACACCTACCGCCTGACCGCCCGCAACAACGCCGGCGCCAGCCTGCCCGTCACAGTAGAGGTCACCACGCCCCCAAGGCCCCTCGAGCCCCCCGAGACGCCCCCCAACTTCCGGGCCACCCCCGACGACACCCCCCAGGTGCGGCTCACCTGGGAGGCCCCGCCACGGGTGTCGCGCTACACCCTCGAGCGTCGTACCCGCGACGGCAGCTTTGTGGTGCTGGCCGACAACCTGCCCGCCAGCACCACCCAGTACACCGACAGCGATGTGGGGAGCGGCACCCCCTACACCTACCGCCTGACCGCCCGCAACAGCATCGGCCCCAGCACCCCTGCCACCCAAACCACCGAGACCCCCCCCTACACCGAATCGGGCTTGGAGATAACCCCCACCGCGTACCGCTTTGCCGACGACGAGCCCCCATCCGGCCAGTCGCTGGTAGGCTCCGAGGACTACGGCCTCGACGCCGAGTACTTCGACAACCCCGACCTGAGCGGCCTGTACTTCCGCCGCATCGAGGCCCGCATCAACCACAGCTTCCCCAGCCAGCCCCCCCTGCCGGGCATGGGCGCCGACGGCTTTAGCCTTCGCCTGAGCGGCCTCATCACCCCTCCGGCCACCGCCACCTACACCTTTGTGGTGCTCTCCGACGATGGGGTGCGGCTTTGGGTCAACAACCAGCTCCTTATAGACCGCTGGATCGACCAGGGCCTCACCCGCCGCACCGCCCAGATTGCCCTGAACGGTGGAGAGGCCTACCCCATCCGGCTCGAGTACTACAACCAAGACCCCCGCGGGGCCCTCAAGCTGCGCTGGTCGCGCCCCGGCCAGCCCGAACAAATCGTGCCCCAGAGCGCCTTCCGTCGCCATGAGTGGGCCCGTATAGGCCGCTTTGGCCCCAAACTACCCTGGCCCACGGTGGCCACCCACGCCGCCCTGCTACCCGATGGCCGGGTCATGAGCTTCCACGGCCTCGACCCGGTGGGCAAGGGCCAGGGCGACAGCTACCGCAACTACGCTGCCCACGGCTCGTCCCAGGTCTTTGTCTGGACGCCCGGCACCCCCACCGATGCCCAGAGCCAGGCCCGCTACGACAACACCCGCACCGACCTTTTCTGCTCCGGCTACGTGCTGGCCGCCAACGGCAAGCTCTACCTGGCCGGGGGCAACCTGGGCTACGACTACACCGCCAGCGGTGATGAGTACGGCTTTGCCGCCGGCCACACCCATACCAACATCTTCGACCCCGCCAGTAACACCTGGTCCGCCGGCCCCAACATGACCCAGGGCCGCTGGTACCCCAGCGTCATTACCCTGCCCAACGAGGAGATGCTGATTATTGGGGGTAATGCCGATAGCTACAACGGCAACGGCATCATGGACGACAAAAACTATATCGCCGATGTCTGGAACCCCTTTACCAACACCCTACGGCGGCTCACCGCGGCTAGTTCTTCTGGCAAAGGCATCGAGCACTTCTACCCCTGGGTACACGTAGCCCCTAACGGGCAGGTGTTTTTGTCGGGCAGCTATCTAAACTGGTACTACCTCAACACCAGCGGTGCGGGCTCCTGGGGGCCCATTAACATCCAGACCTACAACCGCTACTACGGCTCCTCGGTCATGTATCAGCCGGGCAAGATTCTGGTGCTGGGAGGGGGCTGGGTAGGCTTTTCCGGGCCGCAAGGGGGCGAGACGGCGCAGGTCATCGAGCTAAACCCCACCAACCAAACCATCAGCGTGCGGGACGTAGCCCCCATGAAGCACAAGCGCACCCACGTCAACGCCACCCTGATGCCCGATGGTCGCATCTTTGTCAACGGGGGCAACACCGACGGCGTGCAGTTCAACAACCAGAACGCGGTCTACGAGAGCGAGATCTGGTCGCCCAAAACCGAGACCTTCAAGCCCGCCGCCGAGGCCCAGTGCCCCCGCACCTACCACTCCACCGCCCTCTTGCTGAAGGATGGCACCATCCTCACCATGGGAGGCGGGGCCACCGGAGGCGACGACGACCCCAGGGCACCGGAGTGTGATAAAACCAAGGGCAACGCCCAAAAGGTCAACCAGCTCAACGCCGAAATCTACTACCCCCCCCTACCTCTACAACGCCGACGGTAG
- a CDS encoding NAD(P)-dependent oxidoreductase: MIHFKELRFTADVILRILADQVMVLGSFALAMLMHLVWIYNQSGDPRLLGAYAQIYLANLPLLTLISFVVFVLSGFYTRGRAYQGRYKMLIVTQAVALTYLLFAFAVFMLPLVDPPRSVLFVSGLLTLGLTLGSRTWVHYWERIEAQRKAKASPVPSPSSDERTVLVIGGAGYIGSGLLPRLLERGYRVRLLDLLLFGKEPIAHVLYHPNLEVIQADFRQVDKVVEAMRGVDTVVHLGGLVGDPACALDENLTIEINLVATRTIAEIAKGMHVRRFIFASTCSVYGASDLVLNERSNLNPVSLYARSKIASEQVLHQLQSDDFSVVILRFGTIYGLSGRTRFDLVVNLLTAKAVVEKKITVFGGDQWRPFVHVDDAAHAVMLAVEAPKERVHNQTFNVGSNEGNMTLGMVGELVKKLVPEAELIDSGRDGDRRNYRVDFSKIRNLLGFEPKWTVEQGIRQVIEALQSGKVRDYRAAMYSNVKYLTEDTASDAVKQYYLGWEKSLIEQAHLHNTHEENPPAIPQA; the protein is encoded by the coding sequence ATGATTCACTTCAAAGAATTGCGCTTCACCGCCGATGTCATCCTGCGCATCCTGGCCGACCAGGTCATGGTGCTGGGCAGCTTTGCCCTGGCCATGCTGATGCACCTGGTCTGGATCTACAACCAGTCGGGCGACCCCCGGCTTCTGGGGGCCTATGCCCAGATTTACCTGGCCAACCTTCCGCTTCTCACCCTCATCAGCTTTGTGGTCTTCGTGCTGAGCGGCTTTTACACCCGGGGCCGGGCCTACCAGGGCCGCTACAAGATGCTAATCGTTACCCAGGCGGTTGCCCTGACCTATCTGCTCTTTGCCTTTGCGGTGTTCATGCTGCCCCTGGTAGACCCCCCGCGCTCGGTCTTGTTCGTGTCGGGCCTTTTGACCCTGGGCCTGACCCTGGGCTCGAGAACCTGGGTGCACTACTGGGAGCGCATCGAGGCCCAGCGCAAGGCCAAGGCCAGCCCGGTACCCAGCCCCAGCAGTGACGAGCGCACCGTGCTGGTCATCGGCGGGGCCGGTTATATCGGCTCGGGCCTGCTGCCGCGCCTGCTCGAGCGCGGCTACCGGGTGCGTCTGCTAGATTTGCTGCTGTTCGGCAAAGAGCCCATCGCCCACGTGCTGTACCACCCCAACCTCGAGGTCATTCAGGCCGACTTCCGCCAGGTAGACAAGGTGGTGGAGGCCATGCGGGGGGTGGACACCGTGGTACACCTGGGGGGTCTGGTCGGCGACCCGGCCTGCGCCCTGGACGAAAATCTCACCATCGAAATTAACCTGGTCGCCACCCGCACCATCGCCGAGATTGCCAAGGGCATGCACGTGCGCCGCTTCATCTTCGCCAGCACCTGCTCGGTCTATGGGGCCAGCGACCTGGTGCTCAACGAGCGCAGCAACCTGAACCCGGTCTCGCTCTATGCCCGCAGCAAAATCGCCTCCGAGCAGGTGCTGCACCAGCTCCAAAGCGACGACTTCTCGGTGGTCATCTTGCGCTTTGGCACCATCTACGGCCTCTCGGGCCGCACCCGCTTCGACCTGGTGGTCAACCTGCTTACCGCCAAGGCCGTGGTGGAGAAGAAAATCACCGTATTCGGCGGCGATCAGTGGCGGCCTTTTGTCCACGTAGACGACGCGGCCCACGCCGTGATGCTGGCCGTCGAAGCCCCCAAGGAGCGCGTACACAACCAAACCTTTAACGTGGGCAGCAACGAGGGCAACATGACCCTGGGCATGGTGGGCGAGCTGGTCAAGAAGCTGGTACCCGAGGCCGAGCTGATCGACTCGGGCCGCGATGGCGACCGGCGCAACTACCGCGTAGACTTCTCCAAGATTCGCAACCTGCTGGGCTTTGAACCCAAGTGGACGGTGGAACAGGGCATCCGGCAGGTCATCGAGGCGCTCCAGAGCGGCAAGGTGCGCGACTACCGGGCCGCCATGTACTCCAACGTGAAGTATCTCACCGAGGACACCGCCTCGGACGCGGTCAAGCAGTACTACCTGGGCTGGGAGAAAAGCCTGATCGAGCAAGCCCATCTGCACAACACCCACGAGGAAAACCCACCGGCGATTCCTCAAGCCTAA